In Lycium barbarum isolate Lr01 chromosome 9, ASM1917538v2, whole genome shotgun sequence, the DNA window CAATGAGAAGAAGGTTTGTCCTGATTTTAAACCATTTCCTTAGAAAATGGTTTTAATTGAAGATGATAGGCAATATACTAACATGCTTCTTGTTTCTAATATTTTAAAAACAGAAAAAACAACATGGACAAAGAACACGTGAGATACACAGCATCACCTAAATCTACACTCCATCAAATATGTTAAAGCAGTTACACAGAACATCTTTTCTTCCTGCATAAAAACAGAACTACACAAAAGTATTAGTCAACTTCTCAATAAAAGGATCTGTGAGTGTATAAAATTATTGGTCCTTTTTAGTACTACATGTACATGCCATTTCTTCTGTTCTTGTCTTTTGTTTTAAGGGCAGTGTTGTGAAAGGCGCTCGCCTTACGCCTTTTGGCGTGAGGCGAGGCGAGCCTGTCTCGCCATAGACAGCCAAGGCGTGGCAATTTTCAGAAGGTGAGCCAAGGCGAGAATGGCGAGGCGAGGCGAcaccttttgattttttttttaaaaagttgctGACTATATTAAAACAGAACAGAAATATTTACGTAGGTCCTAGGGTTTCATTTATACGTTTTTTCCATAGCAGCTGCTGCTTCTCCTTTGGTCAGATTGCATCTCCACCATTaaagtttcttcttcttcttcttccattaGCAGCAGTTTCAGGtaagtttcttcttcttcttttatttcttttttctttccggcGTGCCTGGCTTTTTCGGGCAGCAGAATAGCCTTTTTCAGGCAGATTCTGACTTTTCGACAGGCAGCCGGTGACCCAATTCGGGCAGGgtatttttttttcgtttttgtgCGACTTTTGGAGATCTTGAAgaagaatagatgtttttttgTTATAATTTGGTTAACGCTAACAGTATGGTAGTACACTCAGGGACCTTATGACTTATTTAACTATCTAGTTGCCTAGTTGGAGACTTTTAGACTTTATTATCAACTATCAACTATCTATATTTAGTTTTTTCAATTGAAATATTTGCTAGTATTTTGTTGAGTATTTGAGTTTTTGGGTATTTATATGTgcatatttaatattttaattttttgtgttAATTCTCGCCTTGCTTCCAAAAGGCGTTCGCCACGCCACGCCATGAGGCGTGAGGCGAGCCCTTATCGCCAGGCCTCGCCTTTCGCCATCCTAAACACTGTTTAAAGGAAAACACTAGTATTACTTAACCTTCAATATAAGAGGTTTCACAAGCGTATAAATTATATTCTACTTATTACTACGAATAGTACTGGAGTTGCTCTCTTCCAGTCTTTGGAGTTGAAGGATCCTTGCTTGAATCCCCTGGTACTTCTCTTGCAAAACTGCAAATTGAAACAAGGCAAACAAAGAAAAGGAGGAAGGATGAAAGAAAAGCCTCAAAATTTTCTACAAAGTCAAAAACACCTAGGTGTCTAGCCTCAAGAGAGCATCTATGTACTCCACACGTAAGCAATTTTTTTTGACAGCGTAGTGTACGGCCAGTTTGTGCACACCTCGATTAATTCCGCGTAGTACTTGCTACCTTTCACTAGCACAAGTATTCAGGTTACTCTGTCCGCCAAGGCTTGGACACACATGCTGTTTTTGCTCTGCTGAAATTTGCCTAAGATCTCATGGTTCTGGACCCACTCATTGGTTACTAGACTACACCCTTGGGTGCATAACCTCAAGTTGCATGTTTATATTTGTTTCTTGGTTATAGCTACTTGAACCTGAAGCAACAAAGCAAGGGTGTCAATCTTCTATAAGTGTAGGCTGCATCTCCTAAACAGCTTTCTTACTTTAAGAGGGCCTCATCACTGTGCAGGAGATTCTAGCGCTGATGCTGCACGAGAGAGCTTCAACAGACTAGTTAACGCTAGATTTGTGGAACGATGTCCTGCCCCTGAACCATTTCTTGAACCACCTACTGAAGAAGAAACTGCTGCAAAGAAACGAGGTGCTAAATCTGCAAAGGTACTCTGATGCTAACTTTATAATACGATGATAACTTCTTTCCCATCAAAAGTTTTCTCTTTAGATATACCAGTGACCCTGATGACTCCATGTGATGTTGGTTTTCTGCTGCATTCTTCGTTTTTTAAGTTGGTATTTTACTGTTCATGTTCTTGAGTTTATTATCTACTGATGAAAACAGATTCCAGCGCAAACCCTTGAACAACGAGCCTTAGCAGCAGCAGCTCCGATGGAATCCTTGAGATTCTTAGTTGAGACAGACACCTGGAATAGTTCTGAGGAAAAAACTGACGTAAAGACCATGGATGTGAAATGTGGCACAAAGGTTGGTATGATCTTTTCGTTAAATATATCAATTTTGATAGTTGGTTGATATATTATCTTCTTATTTTAGCGGAAGCAAGATAATTTAGAGTCAAACACAGAACTGCTGGATACAGAAGAAAAGAAAGTACTCTGGCGTGCCAATTTTGAAGAATTCATTCGCCGCTTGAGGCACAAGGTTGGTCTCTCAACTTCTTCTAATGGAGTACCTAAACATTCAAATTAGTGTCATAGTTAAGTTATTTAGCAAACCTCAGAAACCTTTACCATTATAGTAGTAATGGTTCAGACAACATTGTCTTGTTTGACTTTTTCTTAGAACTAAAATCTCCTGAGAATCTCAAACACTGTTTGGCTATGGCATCATATCAAATTATATGCATTGTAGGCTTGCGTTGCAAATGTGAAAGTAAATGTCAACAATGATGCTGCCATTATTCTTGCTGCAACCCTGGAGTTGAGTAGACATTCTGAAACTAAATTGAGAATTGATAACTCAGGTGAGTGTGGATTTCATTTACTGGTCAATAAATTTTAAACATGATTGTGACCTCTTGCTGATATTATTAAAGGATAATTAGAAACTAAATTTTGCATTTGTCAAAAAAAAGTGTATGATAATGCTCAAGTCTCCACGAAGGGTAGGTGCATGGTGACTAATGAACCATATGCATATGTTTGAGATGAGGTATAGCCATCTTCATGACATAAATAGACTTGATATTTCACATTTACGAAGTCCACTGACTTCTCTTCATTAAATGCCCCACCAACTTTAATTTCAGCGTTGCTTTTGAGGCTTTTAGCATCTTGAGTCTTTTGTGAAGGTACATTGATCTTGAATCATATACAGTCGTCTATGGATAACTTTCTAGACTGGAGACTGAGCCTTATAGACCTTTCCAGAGACATGCATAACAGTGGCATGCTTACTTGTATACTTTTCTGTTGTTGATATTTTGCCAAGATAAGGTCTCTGGTTGAGTAATTAACAAGTCGTGGTCTGCAGTAAAAtcatttactccctccgtttcaagaTGTTTGTCTTACTATCCTTTTTCgtttgtttaaaaaagaatgcctctttccttttttggcacctttgatttcaactttcgacatggcatgtttaagaccacaagattgaAGGACATATTCGTACATTCTACATATCtctaatttaagaccacaaaattcaaaagtcttctttactttcttaaactccgtgccaagtcaaaaccagacgAACATTTTGAAACAGAGTAAATTCTTGTAGGTGCTTCGGACATTGTGCCAAAAATTTCTATTTGGTTTGTTTTTGGGAAACGGAGGGATTTGTGTTGACGAATATCAGTTTCATGTTTTAATTGTTTCATTGTAGTGTTATCATTCTCTTTGAATTTTGAGTgtcttttcttcctttttcttaatGCGTTTGTCATTATATTTTTCTTAATTGATATTTGATATCATTATTTGCAGTTCCTCAGTCCATAAATGCTATTTATGATGAGGTGATAAAGAGGGAAGGTGGTCTTGGTATGGACTTGGAGCGTATCAGAGCTTCCCTTGGTGAATTAGGATGTAAAGCTCCATTGACGGACATAGATGAAACTTATAGTGTAGGTAGGTATATCTTACAACACATGTGGATCCAAGTGTTTGATTTCCCGTTATGACTTAACTGACAGTTATTTGTCCACAGATTTGAAGAACATTATTGAACAGGCTCGCATTGAAGAGGTTGGCTACAAACTTATAGATCAGGGAGCCTTTTCAATGTGCTAGAATTGAATTACTTCATCTCTATATGCTATAACTTGCAGGTGGAATCCATTGTATTAAAAAGGTACGGGAGGGAAGCCTACAGGATGTTCAGATTACTGTCTAAAAATGATCATCTTCTGGAAACGGATAAGGTATCATAGCTTTGGTGAATGTATGATTTAAAGGCTGCTTAATTTGAAGGCATGCTAGATTTCTACAAATTGTTGCCTATTTAAACGGCAATGGGGCCACCCAGGGGTGTAGTCTATCAATCAGCAAAATGAGTGAAACCCGAGGTAGaaatcctagtagagacaaaacaTGTCAGGTGATTCTTTCTCATCTACCTAAGCTTTGATGGACAAAGTTACCCGGTACCTTTACTGGCGGGCAATAGCACATAATGAAATAGTCGAGGTGCCCACAAGCTGGTCCAACCACCACCATTATGATAGacttaggccccgtttgtccattgataccaaaaaaaaaaaaattcactttttttggaattttggagttggagttggagttgtgtttggccatagtttttgaaattgtagtttttggtaaaatgtagttgtaaaaaagtgaaaagtgattttttttgaaaaacaagttgttggagtttttggtattccggaatacaacttcaagttgtattcggaattcttatAGCCAAACGCTGAAaattgaaaaaagtgaaaaaaaaattccggaataaagtgaataattcttatggtcaaacgcctacttaaataaataaatgtCGACGAGGCTGCTCAGTACGTGCCAGATTTTGTTTATCATGGGCTATCTTCCCTCTTTCTCTGTAGCCCATGAAACATCTATTTTCAACTCCAGCTAATGTTGTTGAGGGACGAAAAGTGATTTAATGAAATCATCAAACATAAATAACTCTATTTTTTCTCTGAAACTGGTTTGTATATTTGCTATCAACTTTACTTGAGGCTATCATTTCAGATGTTCTCCTATTTTTTATTCAATAGGTTCATTTATTATCAAAATGCCAAATTCACTTCACCCAAAAATTTGCATTGCTTAGTGCAGGGACAAGGAGCATATATCTCCTTGGTTCTCTAAATTGTAATTTACGCTAGCAAATGTAAATCTTAAGGGAGGCCGTCAGAACATTTAGTCCTTAAATGTTGCAAAAAGCATTTCACAAAACTAAAGCTAAGAACAAAATCATATGGCagattaacaacaacaacaacaacaacaacccagtgaaatcccacatcgtggggtctggggagggtagaatgtacgcagaccttactcctaccaaggtaggatggctgtttccgagagaccctcggctcaatagaagcataaaaagggagtcagataaggttaaaagattcaaaacgatattgcaatgaaataatgcaagcgacacagtaaaacaggata includes these proteins:
- the LOC132609900 gene encoding uncharacterized protein LOC132609900 isoform X2, producing the protein MALFDNIIHKLRFPKFIEIVSEELGKECEEIFEGLLQHGRLSLSQIIDRYKQTSNLGDSSADAARESFNRLVNARFVERCPAPEPFLEPPTEEETAAKKRGAKSAKIPAQTLEQRALAAAAPMESLRFLVETDTWNSSEEKTDVKTMDVKCGTKRKQDNLESNTELLDTEEKKVLWRANFEEFIRRLRHKACVANVKVNVNNDAAIILAATLELSRHSETKLRIDNSVPQSINAIYDEVIKREGGLGMDLERIRASLGELGCKAPLTDIDETYSVDLKNIIEQARIEEVESIVLKRYGREAYRMFRLLSKNDHLLETDKISDTTFVEKKDALKILFKLWKDDYLDMKKVITPGARQSEFVLWKINKQSLWQHVLDEMYHAALNLRLRITHEQEQEKEIHQMPRERMVGELGDRYKRLRKVRITLESSLMNLDDSLMLFHDF